One Tunturibacter gelidoferens genomic region harbors:
- a CDS encoding LysR substrate-binding domain-containing protein → MENFRLRVFRAVAEELSFRKAAEVLHLSQPAVSQHVHALEEEAGVQLFDRARGAGHGSQISLTEAGRVLLGYANAAAEMMVEAQRALAALNDEADGPLKLGASTTVAQYLLPRILGAFLKQYPQVKLSLVSGNTEQIVEAVAEKKVALGIIEGPAMRRDVKTERMAQDEMVLIVSPNHPWALRKGRAIEGAELAKAPLLLRERGSGSRRVVERALKKMGLPLRSLQVAVELDSTESILSGVEAELGVGFVSLWALGKALRLGTVRVVAVKGLEMRRDFSFVRLAGAEMTGAAAAFQRFAMGRVDPK, encoded by the coding sequence TTGGAGAACTTTCGGTTACGGGTGTTTCGGGCGGTGGCGGAGGAGCTGAGCTTTCGTAAGGCGGCGGAGGTGCTGCATCTGAGCCAGCCGGCGGTGAGTCAGCATGTGCATGCGCTCGAGGAGGAGGCCGGCGTGCAGTTGTTCGACCGGGCGCGGGGCGCGGGGCACGGGAGCCAGATCTCGTTGACCGAGGCGGGGCGGGTGTTGCTTGGATATGCGAATGCCGCGGCGGAGATGATGGTGGAGGCGCAACGGGCGCTGGCGGCGCTGAATGATGAGGCTGATGGTCCGCTGAAGCTTGGGGCATCGACGACGGTGGCGCAGTATTTGTTGCCGCGGATTCTTGGGGCGTTTTTGAAGCAGTATCCGCAGGTGAAGCTTTCGCTGGTGAGTGGGAATACGGAGCAGATTGTGGAGGCGGTGGCGGAGAAGAAGGTCGCGCTGGGAATTATTGAGGGGCCGGCGATGCGGCGTGACGTGAAGACGGAGCGTATGGCGCAGGATGAGATGGTGCTGATTGTGAGTCCAAATCACCCGTGGGCGCTGAGGAAGGGAAGGGCGATTGAGGGGGCGGAACTGGCGAAGGCGCCGCTGCTGCTTCGGGAGCGGGGGTCGGGTTCGCGGCGGGTGGTGGAGCGGGCGTTGAAGAAGATGGGGCTGCCGCTGCGGTCGTTGCAGGTGGCGGTGGAGCTGGATTCGACGGAGTCGATTCTCTCCGGGGTGGAGGCGGAGCTGGGAGTAGGCTTTGTGTCGCTGTGGGCGCTGGGAAAGGCTTTGCGGCTAGGCACGGTCAGGGTGGTTGCGGTGAAAGGGCTGGAGATGCGGCGGGATTTCAGCTTCGTTCGGCTCGCAGGTGCTGAGATGACGGGCGCGGCGGCAGCGTTTCAGAGATTCGCGATGGGAAGGGTCGACCCGAAATAG
- a CDS encoding YeiH family protein, whose translation MWKKNLFYIGIIVSASGLIGPPLALAAGLAFGLSTVHTFHGEGRNLSKFLLQAAVVCLGFGMNLKEVVHAGASGFMYTAISITFALVLGVALGKLLQVGKTQSLLISFGTAICGGSAIAAMGPVLNANEEEMAVSLGTVFVLNSVALLVFPLIGHLMNFSQTQFGLWSALAIHDTSSVVGAGAKYGPTALAVGTTVKLARALWIVPLAIATAMLKKSKAKVPWPWFILYFCFAAVAASYLPRYMPQAVPLFAALNRLGRAALTVVLFLIGTGITRETLKEVGVRPMVQGIALWIVVASLSLWAIHVGWISL comes from the coding sequence ATGTGGAAGAAGAATCTTTTTTATATCGGAATTATTGTTTCGGCGAGCGGGTTGATCGGGCCTCCGCTCGCGTTGGCCGCGGGGCTCGCGTTTGGCCTGAGTACGGTGCATACGTTTCATGGAGAGGGGCGGAACCTGTCGAAGTTTCTATTGCAGGCTGCGGTGGTCTGCCTGGGATTCGGGATGAATTTGAAGGAGGTCGTGCACGCGGGTGCGTCGGGGTTCATGTATACGGCGATCAGCATCACGTTTGCTCTGGTGCTGGGAGTTGCGCTGGGTAAGCTGCTACAGGTGGGCAAAACGCAGTCGCTGCTGATCAGCTTTGGGACGGCGATATGCGGAGGGAGCGCGATTGCGGCGATGGGACCGGTGCTGAATGCGAATGAAGAGGAGATGGCAGTCTCGCTGGGCACGGTGTTTGTGTTGAACTCGGTGGCACTGTTGGTGTTTCCGTTGATTGGGCACCTGATGAACTTCTCGCAGACGCAGTTTGGGTTGTGGTCGGCTCTGGCGATTCATGACACCAGCTCGGTGGTGGGGGCTGGCGCGAAGTATGGGCCGACGGCGCTGGCTGTAGGAACGACGGTGAAGCTGGCGCGGGCACTGTGGATTGTGCCGCTGGCGATTGCTACGGCGATGCTGAAGAAGAGCAAGGCGAAGGTGCCGTGGCCCTGGTTCATTCTGTACTTCTGCTTTGCGGCGGTGGCGGCGAGTTATCTGCCACGGTATATGCCGCAGGCTGTGCCACTGTTTGCGGCACTCAATCGGCTGGGGCGCGCGGCTTTGACTGTGGTGTTGTTTTTGATTGGGACGGGCATCACGCGGGAGACGCTGAAGGAGGTGGGTGTCAGGCCGATGGTGCAGGGTATTGCGCTTTGGATTGTGGTGGCGAGCCTGTCGCTGTGGGCGATCCATGTGGGGTGGATCTCGCTGTGA
- a CDS encoding MerR family transcriptional regulator: MAQHQPIRKTTPPSGSDIPDKLYFRIGEVAKLCDVPAYVLRFWESEFPQLKPHKGGTGQRLYRRRDVEMALRIKSLLYNEGYTIPGARQVFKSELRHSEPQLALTIEGAPTSIDSRQLRKLHKDLRELHTLLSKSPARPTVHPIRAPRTSTAPRRTPEKLFNLPLLPEEDKS, translated from the coding sequence ATGGCGCAGCACCAGCCAATCCGCAAAACCACCCCACCCTCCGGGTCAGACATCCCGGACAAGCTCTACTTCCGCATCGGTGAGGTCGCCAAACTCTGCGACGTCCCCGCCTACGTCCTTCGCTTCTGGGAGAGCGAGTTCCCTCAACTCAAGCCGCACAAAGGCGGCACCGGCCAGCGCCTCTATCGACGTCGCGACGTCGAAATGGCCCTGCGCATCAAGAGTCTCCTTTACAACGAGGGCTACACCATCCCCGGCGCCCGGCAGGTCTTCAAAAGCGAACTCAGGCACAGCGAACCGCAGCTGGCCCTTACCATCGAAGGCGCCCCCACCAGCATCGACTCCCGCCAGCTCCGCAAACTGCATAAAGACCTCCGCGAACTCCACACCCTGCTCTCCAAATCACCCGCCCGCCCCACAGTGCACCCCATCCGCGCCCCGCGCACATCCACCGCTCCCCGCCGAACTCCGGAAAAACTCTTCAACCTTCCTCTCCTTCCCGAAGAGGACAAGAGTTGA
- a CDS encoding NADH:flavin oxidoreductase/NADH oxidase, giving the protein MTQPTDHLFAPLKLRSLTLPNRIAVSPMCEYSSVDGFANDWHLVHLGSRAIGGAGLIITEANAVSPEARITPGDLGIWKDEHTPELKRITTFLHQHGAYAGTQLAHAGRKASMSVPWEPVRTMPASEGGWQPVAPSAIRFDEAYPVPTALDRAGMDKIIADFVAATHRALTAGFDLVEIHAAHGYLLHEFLSPLSNQRTDQYGGSFENRTRFPLEVIKAVRAAWPQHLPLFVRISATDWAPESLGASWDLPQSVAFSKLLKQADVDLVDVSTGGNHPAQQIPVGSGYQVHHSDTIRREAEIPTAAVGMITEPAQADQIIRTGQADLILLARELLRNPYWPLHAAAVLHHSTTWPVQYLRSARGKTEPRQPVSTPGA; this is encoded by the coding sequence GTGACCCAGCCGACCGACCACCTCTTCGCTCCTCTCAAGCTCCGCAGCCTCACTCTTCCCAACCGCATCGCCGTCTCCCCCATGTGCGAATACTCCTCGGTCGACGGTTTTGCCAACGATTGGCACCTCGTCCACCTCGGAAGCCGCGCCATTGGCGGCGCCGGACTCATCATCACCGAAGCCAACGCCGTAAGCCCCGAAGCCCGCATCACCCCCGGCGACCTCGGCATCTGGAAGGATGAACACACCCCCGAGCTCAAACGCATCACCACCTTCCTCCACCAGCACGGCGCCTACGCCGGCACCCAGCTGGCCCACGCCGGCCGCAAAGCCAGCATGTCCGTCCCCTGGGAACCAGTCCGCACCATGCCCGCCTCCGAAGGCGGCTGGCAGCCCGTAGCCCCCTCCGCCATCCGCTTCGACGAAGCATACCCAGTCCCCACCGCTCTCGACCGCGCCGGCATGGACAAAATCATCGCCGACTTCGTAGCAGCCACCCATCGCGCCCTCACCGCCGGCTTCGACCTCGTCGAGATCCACGCAGCCCATGGCTACCTCCTCCACGAGTTCCTCTCCCCGCTCTCCAACCAGCGCACCGATCAGTACGGCGGCAGCTTCGAAAACCGCACCCGCTTCCCCCTCGAAGTGATCAAAGCCGTCCGCGCCGCATGGCCCCAGCACCTTCCTCTCTTCGTCAGAATCTCCGCAACCGACTGGGCGCCGGAGTCTCTCGGCGCAAGCTGGGACCTCCCCCAATCCGTCGCCTTCTCCAAACTCCTCAAACAGGCAGACGTCGATCTCGTAGACGTCTCCACCGGTGGCAACCACCCCGCCCAGCAGATTCCAGTAGGCTCCGGCTACCAGGTCCATCACTCAGACACCATCCGCCGCGAGGCCGAAATCCCCACCGCTGCCGTCGGCATGATCACCGAGCCGGCCCAGGCCGACCAGATCATCCGCACCGGACAGGCTGACCTCATCCTGCTGGCGCGCGAGCTGCTCCGCAACCCCTACTGGCCACTGCACGCCGCGGCGGTTCTCCACCATTCAACCACCTGGCCCGTCCAGTACCTCCGCAGTGCTCGCGGAAAGACCGAACCTCGCCAGCCCGTCTCCACCCCAGGTGCCTGA